CTTATGAGCTTTACGACGTGAATGGCTCTTGGAGAATTTTATTTGGATTGTCAGCCGTGCCTgctataatatttttatccATGTTAGACTTCATACCTGAATCTCCTCGTTGGTTGGTATCTATGTCTAAATATGATAGCGCTAAAGCAGCCTTGCGTATGATCTATCCGACTGCGTCTCCTGGTCAGATAAACCTCAAATTCAATGAACTAGTCATCAATCTAAGCAAGCTCAAACATTACCAAGATGAGCAAACTTCGCTGATGGTTCCATTATCGGTGCGTTCCTCTCGAGTTACAATCAATTCTGCTGATTACGGTTCGGTAGCAAACTTGAGATCATTACACTCTCTAATGAATGAACCTTCTGGAACAAATCATTCTAATAAGACAGTTCATCACAGAATGGAGCCTAGGACAAAGAGAGCATTGTTAATCGGTTGCGTTCTTATGTTTTTCCAGCAAATTACTGGTTTCAACGCGTTTATGTATTACGCTCCGCTAATATTTTCGAAATTAAACTCTCATAACCCGCTACTTCCAGCAATGTCAATTGCATTTACTAACTTTTTATTCACCTTTTTAGCTGTCTATCTCGTTGACCTTGTTGGGAGACGTTCGATGCTTCTAAATACAATTTGGATTATGACTGTTGGGTTGTTACTGTCTACAATTGGGTTTCAACATGAAAATGTtgttgtattattatttgcAGTATCTATATTTGTGGCAGCATATGCTTCTGCCATGGGCACCATACCCTGGAGTTCAGTAGAATTCCTGCCACTGAATAGAAGGTCGTTCGGAGCATCATGTATATCATGTACTAACTGGTTAAcaaattttgttattacAGCATCTTACCTATCTGTGATGAATAAGATCGGTACAGAAGACACAATGTTATTCTTTGCATTATTTAGTGTGATGGCATGGTTTTTTGTGTATTTCTGGTATCCTGAAGTCAAGGGACTATCACTGGAAGAAATTGGGAAAGTGTTTGAAAATGGTATTGATGTCCATTATGTTTACAGGAACTATTACTGAAGCTATTTCATGGTAATCGAATATGAATTGTTCTTTATAAAGTTTTAAATATTCTTAATATATATGGGTTAAATCTCTAATTACTACACCTTAAAATCACTATCTTAGTCTAAAATAGACCATTAATGTTACCCTTGTCATCAACCTCCACATTTAAGTATCCTGCATGGACGGATAAGCCTGGGATTGTTTGTATTTCAGCTGCTAACGCATATAGATAGCCTGCACCAATAGATGCCCTGATATCTCTAATAGGGACTATGAAGTCTTGTGGAACACCCTTCAGTTTTGGATCATGTGATAATGAATATTGGGTTTTAGCAATGCAAATTGGCAATTTATCAAAACCTTGCTCTGTGTATAATGCAATCTGTTTTTGGGCTTTTTCAGATAGTTCGATTCCAGCACCACCATACATCTCTTTAACGATAGTTTCTAGCTTCTCTTTTATAGGCAAATCTGTGTCATATAGGAACTGGAATGATTTGGGTTCCTCACAAGATTGAACAACAGCATTGGCTAGATCAATAGCACCTTTTCCACCTTCTTCCCAATGATTAGAGACAACCACATTGTTTGCACCAGCGGCTTTACATGATTCTTCTATAGCTTTAGTTTCATTTTCAGTGTCAGTGgaaaatttgttgattgCAACAACAACTGGGACTCCGAATTTCTTAACATTCTCAATTTGTTTAACTAAGTTAGCGACACCTTTCTTTACAAATTCAATGTTCTCCTCTATATACTCTTGTGGAAGCGCTTGGCCTGGCTTGACGTCCGGAGCACCTCCGTGAGACTTAATAGCTCTAACAGTTGCAACTAAAACGACAGTGTCCGGGACTAATCCTGATGACCGgcatttaatattaaagaagCGTTCTCCGCCCATGGAAAAATCAAACCCTGCTTCGGTAACAACGTAACCTGGTTCTTGAGAGTCTAAACATGTACCCATCAATTTTAAGGCAATCTTATCTGCCATAACAGAAGATGCACCAATTGAGATATTGGCAAATGGACCTGCGTGAACAAGCACTGGGGAGCCTTCAAGTGTCTGCATGAGGTTTGGTTTGATCGTATCGGTCATTAAAGCTACTATTGCACCAGAGCAACCAATATCATCGACAGTAACAGGTTTGCCGTTTATGTCGCTAGCAACCACCAACTTGGAAACTCTACGCTTCATGTCTTGTAAACTAGTGCTTAGAGCTAAGATTGCCATTAGTTCCGAGGCAACAGTAATGTCAAAACCAGTTTCTCTAGTCCGTCCTTTTTCGGTAGCAGCTTGACCAATTGTAATTTTACGTAGCATTCTATCGTTCACATCAACAACTCTTTTTATGTTGATAGTATCAGGGTTAATATTTAGTCTCACGAACTTATTTATCTCCTCTGCTGTAAGTTCATCAGGATTAGTTTTGTTGATTCCAAGTCTCTCTAACCTTCTAGTCATAGCAGGAGAAAAAGATCTGATACCATTCTTTTTTGGAACAAGTTTGTCATAAAATTTGGCATCATTCTTTATTGTAGATTCGTGTAGCATCCTAGTATCGATTGCAGCAGCCAAAAGATTGTTTGCAACACCAACTGCATGGATATCACCAGTTAAGTGCAGATTAAATTGATCCATTGGTATGACTTGAGCATATCCGCCTCCAGCAGCTCCACCTTTTACACCAAATGTGGGTCCCATTGATGGCTGACGCACATTAGCAATGGATGGTTTGCCCAGATGGCCGGTCAAGGCCTGTACCAAACccattgttgttgttgatttACCTTCACCCAAAGGAGTAGGTGTGATACCAGCAACAAGAACATATCTACCATTCTTCTTGGACTCAAGTCTATCTAGTATTGATGTAGATATTTTACCCTTGTAATGGCCATGGAGTTCTAGTTCATCTTGAAATATCCCTAATTCCTTAGCTAAGTTATCAATATGTTTTGGTTCTTGAGACTTCGagatttcaaaatcagATGGGACAGgtttttctaattttagAGGTAATGGTTTTATTTCTGGcactttttcaaaattggcCAAACTACGCTTGGCGGCCAGGACAACATTCGAAACTAGCATAGCGACAGTCATCTGGCCAACACCACCTGGAACCGGAGTAATGTATGAGGCTTTCTTTGATGCGGAGTCAAAATCGACGTCACCAACCAACCTATGCCCAGATTTCTTCGTGTTATCCGGTACATGGTTGATGCCGACATCAATAACAACTGCCCCTTCTTTTAGCCATTCACCCTTGATCATATTTGCTTGTCCACAAGCTGCGATTACAATATCTGCTGTTTTGACTATTTCTGGTAAATTAACGGTCTTGCTATGACATTGAGTTACAGTAGCGtccaaatttttcaataaagaGGTTATTGGAGTTCCAACAATGCTAGACCTTCCGATAACAACGGCATTCTTCCCCGCAATAGTAATATTATGTTCCTTCAAAAGCTCTATACACCCGTTGGGGGTGCATGGAATGAACTTTGGATGACCGTTTTTCTTAGTGAGTTCACCAGCGTTGTATATGTGGAACCCGTCAACGTCTTTGTCAACAGAGACAGAGCTAGTAATTGTGGTCTCATCCAAGTGCTTTGGTAAAGGCAATTG
This is a stretch of genomic DNA from Nakaseomyces glabratus chromosome M, complete sequence. It encodes these proteins:
- the CIN10 gene encoding Cin10p (CAGL0M01672g~Ortholog(s) have fungal-type vacuole membrane localization), whose protein sequence is MVDENSNNENGLDQEEEIDVYSDLYSTYTQVTSLTTNDVDNTTYPMTWKTVALFGSSTVGGLLFGYDTGVISGVLLSLKPQDLGRATISDWDKELITSITCLGCFVGSLLGSPLADKYGRRITLAIFCVLFIVAALWMALASNLVLLVFGRFVVGIAVGTAAQCTPVYLCEISPAKIRGQILALNSIAVTGGQFLSYIFAYELYDVNGSWRILFGLSAVPAIIFLSMLDFIPESPRWLVSMSKYDSAKAALRMIYPTASPGQINLKFNELVINLSKLKHYQDEQTSLMVPLSVRSSRVTINSADYGSVANLRSLHSLMNEPSGTNHSNKTVHHRMEPRTKRALLIGCVLMFFQQITGFNAFMYYAPLIFSKLNSHNPLLPAMSIAFTNFLFTFLAVYLVDLVGRRSMLLNTIWIMTVGLLLSTIGFQHENVVVLLFAVSIFVAAYASAMGTIPWSSVEFLPLNRRSFGASCISCTNWLTNFVITASYLSVMNKIGTEDTMLFFALFSVMAWFFVYFWYPEVKGLSLEEIGKVFENGIDVHYVYRNYY
- the MIS1 gene encoding trifunctional formate-tetrahydrofolate ligase/methenyltetrahydrofolate cyclohydrolase/methylenetetrahydrofolate dehydrogenase MIS1 (CAGL0M01694g~Ortholog(s) have formate-tetrahydrofolate ligase activity, methenyltetrahydrofolate cyclohydrolase activity, methylenetetrahydrofolate dehydrogenase (NADP+) activity) encodes the protein MLKFLRTNRYYHLLSGTKLSQKIIEQCRNEIDTIRKNHKFLPTLKILQVGNRLDSSAYVNMKLKKSEQSGVKCIVEKLPESITEFELLSKIEAINNDTSIHGLLIQLPLPKHLDETTITSSVSVDKDVDGFHIYNAGELTKKNGHPKFIPCTPNGCIELLKEHNITIAGKNAVVIGRSSIVGTPITSLLKNLDATVTQCHSKTVNLPEIVKTADIVIAACGQANMIKGEWLKEGAVVIDVGINHVPDNTKKSGHRLVGDVDFDSASKKASYITPVPGGVGQMTVAMLVSNVVLAAKRSLANFEKVPEIKPLPLKLEKPVPSDFEISKSQEPKHIDNLAKELGIFQDELELHGHYKGKISTSILDRLESKKNGRYVLVAGITPTPLGEGKSTTTMGLVQALTGHLGKPSIANVRQPSMGPTFGVKGGAAGGGYAQVIPMDQFNLHLTGDIHAVGVANNLLAAAIDTRMLHESTIKNDAKFYDKLVPKKNGIRSFSPAMTRRLERLGINKTNPDELTAEEINKFVRLNINPDTINIKRVVDVNDRMLRKITIGQAATEKGRTRETGFDITVASELMAILALSTSLQDMKRRVSKLVVASDINGKPVTVDDIGCSGAIVALMTDTIKPNLMQTLEGSPVLVHAGPFANISIGASSVMADKIALKLMGTCLDSQEPGYVVTEAGFDFSMGGERFFNIKCRSSGLVPDTVVLVATVRAIKSHGGAPDVKPGQALPQEYIEENIEFVKKGVANLVKQIENVKKFGVPVVVAINKFSTDTENETKAIEESCKAAGANNVVVSNHWEEGGKGAIDLANAVVQSCEEPKSFQFLYDTDLPIKEKLETIVKEMYGGAGIELSEKAQKQIALYTEQGFDKLPICIAKTQYSLSHDPKLKGVPQDFIVPIRDIRASIGAGYLYALAAEIQTIPGLSVHAGYLNVEVDDKGNINGLF